In the genome of Labrus mixtus chromosome 21, fLabMix1.1, whole genome shotgun sequence, one region contains:
- the LOC132955364 gene encoding BTB/POZ domain-containing protein KCTD21-like, with translation MLNLNSQDDNRNSLRDPVSLNVGGEIYTTTLGTLTHCRDSMLGAMFTGQIPALRDSRGNVFIDRDGKVFRYILNYLRSNSLDLPDGFSELSLLRREADFFQIRPLLEEINQYEVKMPLSLRGGPLGAMIMVKVDSKVRVLHFNLRHGPENYELRTCSVRAFTVDLFCTWTAFLALLCEHFSYRTSQGLTSPHPCSPRQNRLKLEWVPRPEDLPQEQYDKQRYRGLTVSNPAEVNQSDDIINRHWSPCEIPDMQGFVEELLKVSLAEGFKIDLVTPDPAEVLHCTSLRLVKC, from the exons ATGCTGAATCTCAACTCACAGGACGACAACAGGAACTCTCTGCGGGACCCTGTGTCTCTGAACGTCGGTGGAGAGATTTACACCACAACTCTGGGCACTCTGACACACTGTCGGGACTCGATGTTAGGAGCCATGTTCACCGGACAAATCCCTGCGCTAAGAGACAGCAGAGGAAATGTTTTCATAGACCGTGACGGGAAAGTGTTCAGGTATATCCTGAATTACCTGCGCTCCAACTCCCTGGACCTGCCGGACGGCTTTTCAGAGCTGTCGCTGCTACGGAGAGAAGCGGATTTCTTCCAGatacgccccctgctggaggagatTAACCAGTACGAGGTAAAAATGCCTCTGAGCCTCAGGGGAGGGCCGCTAGGAGCCATGATCATGGTGAAGGTTGACTCAAAG GTCCGAGTTCTCCACTTTAACTTGCGTCATGGACCAGAAAACTATGAGCTGCGCACATGCTCGGTGCGAGCCTTCACAGTAGACCTCTTTTGCACTTGGACAGCGTTCCTGGCTCTGCTATGTGAGCACTTCTCCTACAGAACATCTCAGGGTCTCACAAGCCCCCATCCGTGCAGCCCGAGGCAGAACAGGCTGAAGCTGGAGTGGGTGCCAAGACCTGAAGACCTCCCCCAGGAACAGTATGACAAACAGCGCTACCGAGGGCTTACTGTCTCCAACCCCGCCGAGGTCAACCagtcagatgacatcatcaacaggCACTGGAGCCCGTGTGAAATCCCAGACATGCAGGGGTTTGTGGAGGAGCTGCTGAAGGTGTCTCTGGCTGAAGGATTCAAGATTGACCTGGTGACTCCTGATCCAGCAGAAGTTCTTCACTGCACCTCACTCCGCCTGGTCAAGTGCTAA
- the llgl2 gene encoding LLGL scribble cell polarity complex component 2 isoform X2: MKRFRRHGQESQRDRLKQELFQFNKTVEHGFPHQPSALSYSPSLQLLAIGTRSGAIKLYGAPGVEFMGLHDENAAVTQVHFLPHQVELVTLLDDNSLHMWTLRAHKGLSELLEIGRFTLTGPPGAPPSVTRVTAVLAHSSGELLLLGTEGGHVFIVEVPGFRELEERNISLDQVASSVPDDYIGRRNLEHVEALQENPLNPNQVVIGYGRGLMVIWDLEKQCAIQHIPATQQLESVWWTEDASHILSSHSDGSYCRWMVGAEDLIEEEEKSDIPYGHFPCKAISKIVQLPTEEGPPYLLFSGGMPRASYGDRHCITVIHGKTHVALDFTSRIIDFFAIRGDPQHTGDPSALVVLVEEELVVIDLQTDSWPVIQTPYLVPLHSSAITCSHHVSAIPLKLWERILAAGDLQKTHYSKKPWPITGGQNLAPDPPQRDLLLTGHEDGTVRFWDASGVCLHPMYKLSTAGVFHTDADPNDNMNQGTEGEWPPFRKVGCFDPYSDDPRLGVQKIHLCKYSGYLTVAGTAGQILVLELNDEAADQIVEAKVVDLLQGQEGFRWKGHTRLDVREEPVQFPPGFQPFALVQCQPPAVVTALTLHSEWKLVAFGTSHGFGLYDYQQKNNVFVKCTLNPSDQLAMEGPLSRVKSIKKSLRQSFRRIRRSRVSLRKHHVNNAAKLQEANARLEAELAEMELAPVQRKIEARSSDDSFTGLVRTLYFADTFLTDSSHNTPSLWAGTNGGCVFAYMLRLPPVEHRADEPITAQPAKEIQLMHRAPVVGIVVMDGHGAPLPEPLEVAHDLARSPDMQGSHHLLVISEEQFKVFTLPKVSAKMKLKLTAVDGSRVRRVGVSWFGSSKSEEYGESGLVVLTNQGDVHVVSLPSVKMQVQHPCIRREDVSGIASCVFTKHGQGFYLISPSEFERFSLSTRFLVEPRCLVELPLRSGSKRRIHSDGASPAHRNTRLTSDDAEVLQEIQKSLEGDQTSFLENNVKNAVA; this comes from the exons ATGAAGAGGTTCAGGCGACACGGCCAGGAGTCCCAGAGAGATCGACTCAAACAGGAGCTCTTCCAGTTCAACAAG aCGGTGGAGCATGGATTCCCCCACCAGCCCAGCGCTCTCAGCTACAGTCCCTCCCTGCAGCTGTTGGCCATCGGCACACGCTCCGGAGCCATCAAACT GTATGGGGCTCCAGGTGTGGAGTTCATGGGTCTACATGATGAGAATGCAGCTGTCACGCAGGTGCACTTCCTCCCCCACCAG GTTGAACTGGTGACTCTGCTGGATGATAACAGTCTGCACATGTGGACTCTAAGAGCCCACAAGGGACTGTCTGAACTTCTGGAGATAGGACGCTTCACACTCACTGGACCACCTGG GGCCCCTCCAAGTGTGACCAGAGTGACAGCGGTGCTCGCTCACTCCTCTGGGGAGCTGCTTCTGTTGGGGACAGAAGGAGGACATGTTTTTATCGTGGAAGTCCCCGGCTtcagagagctggaggagagaaacATCAGTCTGGATCAAGTCGCCAGCAG TGTACCAGACGACTACATTGGCCGAAGGAACCTGGAACACGTAGAAGCCCTGCAGGAGAACCCGCTCAATCCTAACCAGGTTGTCATCGGTTACGGACGAGGTCTCATGGTCATCTGGGATCTGGAGAAACAGTGTGCCATCCAGCACATCCCCGCCACTCAG CAACTGGAGAGTGTGTGGTGGACAGAAGACGCAAGTCACATCCTCAGCTCGCACAGTGACGGGAGTTACTGTCGGTGGATGGTCGGAGCAGAGGACCTgatcgaggaggaggagaagtcaGACATTCCTTACG GACATTTTCCCTGCAAGGCCATTTCTAAAATAGTTCAGCTTCCTACAGAAGAAGG tcctcCATACCTGCTGTTCAGTGGTGGTATGCCCAGGGCCAGCTACGGGGACAGACACTGTATCACAGTGATCCACGGAAAAACACACGTGGCTCTGGACTTCACCTCCAGGATCATCGACTTCTTCGCCATCAGAGGCGACCCGCAGCACACAg gAGATCCCAGTGCGCTCGTggtgctggtggaggaggagcttgTAGTGATCGACCTGCAGACGGACAGCTGGCCGGTCATTCAGACGCCGTACCTGGTTCCCCTCCACAGCTCCGCCATCACCTGCTCCCACCACGTCTCCGCCATCCCGCTCAAACTGTGGGAGAGGATCCTCGCTGCCGGAGACCTCCAGAAGACACATTACTCCAAAAAG CCATGGCCGATAACAGGAGGACAGAACCTGGCCCCGGACCCCCCACAGAGAGACCTGCTGCTCACAGG gcatgAGGATGGGACGGTGCGTTTCTGGGATGCTTCAGGAGTCTGTTTGCATCCCATGTATAAGTTAAGCACAGCAGGGGTTTTCCACACGGACGCCGACCCCAACGATAACATGAACCAAGGAACTGAAGGAGAGTGGCCGCCATTCAGAAAG GTTGGCTGTTTCGACCCATACAGTGATGACCCTCGGCTCGGCGTTCAGAAGATCCATCTTTGTAAATACAGCGGGTATCTGACTGTGGCTGGTACGGCTGGACAG ATCCTGGTGCTGGAACTGAATGACGAGGCAGCAGATCAGATAGTGGAGGCTAAAGTTGTGGATCTGCTTCAGGGCCAGGAGGGTTTCCGCTGGAAG GGTCACACTCGGCTGGACGTGCGAGAGGAGCCGGTGCAGTTCCCCCCGGGTTTCCAGCCTTTCGCTCTGGTTCAGTGTCAGCCTCCTGCTGTGGTCACCGCTCTCACCCTGCACTCAGAGTGGAAGCTGGTCGCTTTTGGGACCAGCCACGGTTTTGGCCTCTACGattaccaacagaagaacaacGTCTTCGTCAA GTGCACTCTAAACCCCAGTGACCAGCTGGCCATGGAGGGTCCTCTGTCCAGGGTGAAGAGCATAAAGAAATCTCTCCGACAGTCTTTCAGAAGAATCAGACGCAGCAGAGTCTCGCTAAGAAAACATCACGTCAACAACGCTGCCAAG CTCCAGGAGGCAAACGCTCGTCTGGAGGCGGAGCTGGCAGAGATGGAGCTCGCTCCCGTCCAGAGAAAGATCGAGGCTCGCTCCTCGGACGACTCCTTCACCGGCCTCGTACGGACGCTCTACTTCGCTGACACCTTCCTCACAGACA GTTCACATAACACACCCTCCCTATGGGCGGGGACTAACGgtggctgtgtgtttgcatacatGCTCCGCCTCCCTCCTGTAGAGCACAGGGCAGACGAGCCGATCACTGCACAGCCAg CGAAAGAGATCCAGCTGATGCATCGGGCGCCTGTCGTCGGCATCGTGGTGATGGACGGTCACGGGGCTCCTCTCCCCGAGCCTCTTGAGGTTGCACATGATCTTGCTCGCTCACCCGACATGCAGGGCTCGCACCACCTTCTCGTCATATCTGAGGAACAGTTTAAG GTGTTCACGCTGCCTAAAGTGAGCGCTAAGATGAAGTTAAAGCTGACTGCGGTGGACGGCTCCAGAGTACGGCGGGTGGGCGTGTCCTGGTTCGGCAGCAGTAAGTCGGAGGAGTATGGCGAGAGTGGCTTGGTGGTTCTGACCAATCAGGGCGACGTCCATGTGGTGTCACTGCCGTCAGTCAAGATGCAGGTTCAGCACCCGTGCATACGCCGAGAGGACGTCAGCGGCATCGCTTCCTGTGTCTTCACCAAACACGGCCAGG GCTTCTACCTGATCTCTCCATCCGAGTTTGAACGCTTCTCTCTGTCCACGCGCTTCCTGGTGGAGCCTCGCTGTCTGGTCGAGCTTCCTCTTCGATCAGGCTCCAAACGCAGGATCCATTCTGACGGCGCGTCACCGGCGCACAG AAACACCAGACTCACCAGTGACGACGCag AGGTGCTTCAGGAGATCCAGAAGTCACTAGAAGGAGACCAAAC GTCGTTCCTGGAGAATAATGTGAAGAATGCTGTAGCTTGA
- the llgl2 gene encoding LLGL scribble cell polarity complex component 2 isoform X1, which produces MKRFRRHGQESQRDRLKQELFQFNKTVEHGFPHQPSALSYSPSLQLLAIGTRSGAIKLYGAPGVEFMGLHDENAAVTQVHFLPHQVELVTLLDDNSLHMWTLRAHKGLSELLEIGRFTLTGPPGAPPSVTRVTAVLAHSSGELLLLGTEGGHVFIVEVPGFRELEERNISLDQVASSVPDDYIGRRNLEHVEALQENPLNPNQVVIGYGRGLMVIWDLEKQCAIQHIPATQQLESVWWTEDASHILSSHSDGSYCRWMVGAEDLIEEEEKSDIPYGHFPCKAISKIVQLPTEEGPPYLLFSGGMPRASYGDRHCITVIHGKTHVALDFTSRIIDFFAIRGDPQHTGDPSALVVLVEEELVVIDLQTDSWPVIQTPYLVPLHSSAITCSHHVSAIPLKLWERILAAGDLQKTHYSKKPWPITGGQNLAPDPPQRDLLLTGHEDGTVRFWDASGVCLHPMYKLSTAGVFHTDADPNDNMNQGTEGEWPPFRKVGCFDPYSDDPRLGVQKIHLCKYSGYLTVAGTAGQILVLELNDEAADQIVEAKVVDLLQGQEGFRWKGHTRLDVREEPVQFPPGFQPFALVQCQPPAVVTALTLHSEWKLVAFGTSHGFGLYDYQQKNNVFVKCTLNPSDQLAMEGPLSRVKSIKKSLRQSFRRIRRSRVSLRKHHVNNAAKLQEANARLEAELAEMELAPVQRKIEARSSDDSFTGLVRTLYFADTFLTDSSHNTPSLWAGTNGGCVFAYMLRLPPVEHRADEPITAQPAKEIQLMHRAPVVGIVVMDGHGAPLPEPLEVAHDLARSPDMQGSHHLLVISEEQFKVFTLPKVSAKMKLKLTAVDGSRVRRVGVSWFGSSKSEEYGESGLVVLTNQGDVHVVSLPSVKMQVQHPCIRREDVSGIASCVFTKHGQGFYLISPSEFERFSLSTRFLVEPRCLVELPLRSGSKRRIHSDGASPAHRNTRLTSDDAESAARRVMEHALLNDEQVLQEIQKSLEGDQTSFLENNVKNAVA; this is translated from the exons ATGAAGAGGTTCAGGCGACACGGCCAGGAGTCCCAGAGAGATCGACTCAAACAGGAGCTCTTCCAGTTCAACAAG aCGGTGGAGCATGGATTCCCCCACCAGCCCAGCGCTCTCAGCTACAGTCCCTCCCTGCAGCTGTTGGCCATCGGCACACGCTCCGGAGCCATCAAACT GTATGGGGCTCCAGGTGTGGAGTTCATGGGTCTACATGATGAGAATGCAGCTGTCACGCAGGTGCACTTCCTCCCCCACCAG GTTGAACTGGTGACTCTGCTGGATGATAACAGTCTGCACATGTGGACTCTAAGAGCCCACAAGGGACTGTCTGAACTTCTGGAGATAGGACGCTTCACACTCACTGGACCACCTGG GGCCCCTCCAAGTGTGACCAGAGTGACAGCGGTGCTCGCTCACTCCTCTGGGGAGCTGCTTCTGTTGGGGACAGAAGGAGGACATGTTTTTATCGTGGAAGTCCCCGGCTtcagagagctggaggagagaaacATCAGTCTGGATCAAGTCGCCAGCAG TGTACCAGACGACTACATTGGCCGAAGGAACCTGGAACACGTAGAAGCCCTGCAGGAGAACCCGCTCAATCCTAACCAGGTTGTCATCGGTTACGGACGAGGTCTCATGGTCATCTGGGATCTGGAGAAACAGTGTGCCATCCAGCACATCCCCGCCACTCAG CAACTGGAGAGTGTGTGGTGGACAGAAGACGCAAGTCACATCCTCAGCTCGCACAGTGACGGGAGTTACTGTCGGTGGATGGTCGGAGCAGAGGACCTgatcgaggaggaggagaagtcaGACATTCCTTACG GACATTTTCCCTGCAAGGCCATTTCTAAAATAGTTCAGCTTCCTACAGAAGAAGG tcctcCATACCTGCTGTTCAGTGGTGGTATGCCCAGGGCCAGCTACGGGGACAGACACTGTATCACAGTGATCCACGGAAAAACACACGTGGCTCTGGACTTCACCTCCAGGATCATCGACTTCTTCGCCATCAGAGGCGACCCGCAGCACACAg gAGATCCCAGTGCGCTCGTggtgctggtggaggaggagcttgTAGTGATCGACCTGCAGACGGACAGCTGGCCGGTCATTCAGACGCCGTACCTGGTTCCCCTCCACAGCTCCGCCATCACCTGCTCCCACCACGTCTCCGCCATCCCGCTCAAACTGTGGGAGAGGATCCTCGCTGCCGGAGACCTCCAGAAGACACATTACTCCAAAAAG CCATGGCCGATAACAGGAGGACAGAACCTGGCCCCGGACCCCCCACAGAGAGACCTGCTGCTCACAGG gcatgAGGATGGGACGGTGCGTTTCTGGGATGCTTCAGGAGTCTGTTTGCATCCCATGTATAAGTTAAGCACAGCAGGGGTTTTCCACACGGACGCCGACCCCAACGATAACATGAACCAAGGAACTGAAGGAGAGTGGCCGCCATTCAGAAAG GTTGGCTGTTTCGACCCATACAGTGATGACCCTCGGCTCGGCGTTCAGAAGATCCATCTTTGTAAATACAGCGGGTATCTGACTGTGGCTGGTACGGCTGGACAG ATCCTGGTGCTGGAACTGAATGACGAGGCAGCAGATCAGATAGTGGAGGCTAAAGTTGTGGATCTGCTTCAGGGCCAGGAGGGTTTCCGCTGGAAG GGTCACACTCGGCTGGACGTGCGAGAGGAGCCGGTGCAGTTCCCCCCGGGTTTCCAGCCTTTCGCTCTGGTTCAGTGTCAGCCTCCTGCTGTGGTCACCGCTCTCACCCTGCACTCAGAGTGGAAGCTGGTCGCTTTTGGGACCAGCCACGGTTTTGGCCTCTACGattaccaacagaagaacaacGTCTTCGTCAA GTGCACTCTAAACCCCAGTGACCAGCTGGCCATGGAGGGTCCTCTGTCCAGGGTGAAGAGCATAAAGAAATCTCTCCGACAGTCTTTCAGAAGAATCAGACGCAGCAGAGTCTCGCTAAGAAAACATCACGTCAACAACGCTGCCAAG CTCCAGGAGGCAAACGCTCGTCTGGAGGCGGAGCTGGCAGAGATGGAGCTCGCTCCCGTCCAGAGAAAGATCGAGGCTCGCTCCTCGGACGACTCCTTCACCGGCCTCGTACGGACGCTCTACTTCGCTGACACCTTCCTCACAGACA GTTCACATAACACACCCTCCCTATGGGCGGGGACTAACGgtggctgtgtgtttgcatacatGCTCCGCCTCCCTCCTGTAGAGCACAGGGCAGACGAGCCGATCACTGCACAGCCAg CGAAAGAGATCCAGCTGATGCATCGGGCGCCTGTCGTCGGCATCGTGGTGATGGACGGTCACGGGGCTCCTCTCCCCGAGCCTCTTGAGGTTGCACATGATCTTGCTCGCTCACCCGACATGCAGGGCTCGCACCACCTTCTCGTCATATCTGAGGAACAGTTTAAG GTGTTCACGCTGCCTAAAGTGAGCGCTAAGATGAAGTTAAAGCTGACTGCGGTGGACGGCTCCAGAGTACGGCGGGTGGGCGTGTCCTGGTTCGGCAGCAGTAAGTCGGAGGAGTATGGCGAGAGTGGCTTGGTGGTTCTGACCAATCAGGGCGACGTCCATGTGGTGTCACTGCCGTCAGTCAAGATGCAGGTTCAGCACCCGTGCATACGCCGAGAGGACGTCAGCGGCATCGCTTCCTGTGTCTTCACCAAACACGGCCAGG GCTTCTACCTGATCTCTCCATCCGAGTTTGAACGCTTCTCTCTGTCCACGCGCTTCCTGGTGGAGCCTCGCTGTCTGGTCGAGCTTCCTCTTCGATCAGGCTCCAAACGCAGGATCCATTCTGACGGCGCGTCACCGGCGCACAG AAACACCAGACTCACCAGTGACGACGCag AGAGCGCAGCTAGACGTGTTATGGAGCATGCTTTGCTGAATGACGAGC AGGTGCTTCAGGAGATCCAGAAGTCACTAGAAGGAGACCAAAC GTCGTTCCTGGAGAATAATGTGAAGAATGCTGTAGCTTGA